A DNA window from Ipomoea triloba cultivar NCNSP0323 chromosome 10, ASM357664v1 contains the following coding sequences:
- the LOC116033063 gene encoding uncharacterized protein LOC116033063 has product MPSPNYDDALLTNNNLLFDELNYDRQAMRDECDKMERQLTDEQLVVYDTILSDIQAKHGGLFFVYGYGGTGKTFVWKALSSKIRSVGDIVLNVASSGIASLLLPGGRTAHSRFAIPIAVNEDSTCNISQGSPLAELLIQAKLIIWDEAPMMHKHCFEALDKTMRDLMRHSDPQSVHKTFGGKTVVLGGDFRQILLVVPKGSRQDIVSAAINSSYLWESCQVLRLTKNLRLKTVDPYADNTHIEKFASWLADIGNGTLGGPNDGHAKVEIPKEMLVPSNGDYIATIVDIVFPMFKHGGSDFQQMENRAILAPTLDVVNAVNEYMSDLHVAESRTYLSCDTVCKSDSTNGILYDMHTPEFLNGLKASGIPNHSLTLKIGSPVMLLRNIDHSMGLCNGTRLIITRLSDHVVEAKIVGGHNACNVVLIPRMSMTPTDTRLPFKFQRRQFPLMLSYAMTINKS; this is encoded by the coding sequence ATGCCAAGTCCTAATTATGATGATGCACTATTGACAAACAATAATTTGCTGTTTGATGAGCTTAACTACGACCGGCAGGCAATGAGGGATGAATGTGATAAGATGGAAAGGCAATTAACTGATGAGCAGTTGGTTGTATACGACACAATTCTAAGTGATATACAAGCAAAACATGGCGGGTTGTTCTTTGTATACGGATATGGAGGTACAGGTAAAACTTTTGTTTGGAAAGCTTTATCTTCAAAGATACGATCAGTAGGTGATATTGTGCTAAATGTCGCGTCCAGTGGTATTGCATCATTGCTACTCCCAGGAGGTCGAACAGCGCATTCAAGGTTTGCCATACCAATAGCAGTTAACGAGGACTCCACATGCAACATTAGTCAAGGTAGTCCACTGGCCGAATTGCTAATCCAAGCCAAGCTAAtcatatgggatgaagcacctaTGATGCACAAACACTGCTTTGAGGCTCTGGATAAGACAATGCGCGACCTGATGCGGCACAGCGACCCGCAAAGTGTGCATAAGACATTTGGCGGGAAGACCGTGGTATTAGGTGGTGACTTCCGACAGATATTGCTAGTAGTTCCTAAGGGCTCAAGGCAAGATATTGTTTCAGCTGCAATAAACTCATCATACCTTTGGGAGTCATGTCAAGTACTACGCCTTACCAAAAACCTGCGTCTTAAAACAGTTGATCCGTACGCTGATAACACACACATTGAAAAGTTTGCATCTTGGTTGGCTGATATAGGAAATGGAACATTAGGTGGACCTAACGATGGCCATGCAAAAGTTGAAATACCTAAAGAGATGTTAGTGCCATCAAATGGGGACTACATAGCTACAATAGTTGATATTGTCTTCCCAATGTTCAAGCATGGCGGATCCGACTTTCAACAAATGGAGAATCGTGCCATACTTGCGCCAACACTAGATGTGGTCAATGCGGTAAATGAGTACATGAGTGATTTGCATGTTGCGGAGAGCCGAACATACCTAAGTTGCGACACTGTATGTAAGTCTGACTCAACAAATGGTATACTATATGATATGCACACTCCAGAATTTCTAAATGGATTGAAAGCTTCGGGCATACCCAACCATTCTTTAACTTTGAAGATTGGGTCTCCCgtaatgttgttgagaaatatagaTCACTCAATGGGACTTTGTAATGGTACAAGATTGATCATTACTAGGTTATCTGATCATGTTGTAGAAGCAAAGATTGTCGGAGGACACAATGCCTGTAATGTCGTGCTGATACCAAGGATGTCCATGACTCCAACTGATACAAGATTgccatttaaatttcaaagaaggcAATTCCCCCTAATgttgtcatatgcaatgactatcaacaagAGTTAA